One uncultured Jannaschia sp. DNA segment encodes these proteins:
- a CDS encoding alpha/beta fold hydrolase: MLNTIRHGTPTDRTPLLIAHGLFGSARNWGVVAKRLSSDREVVAVDMRNHGASPWSDEHSYAALAGDLAEVIGDRRHDVLGHSMGGKAAMVLALTEPDAVRRLVVADIAPVTYGHTQSHLIAAMQAVDLSKVDRRSDAVAQLSDVPDDGTRAFLLQSLDAAGGRWTLNLDALDAEMPKIIGFPDIGGQSAAPALFLSGGESDYVRPEHRNPIRALFPEARFAKIPGAHHWLHAEKPREFEAAVRVFLDA; the protein is encoded by the coding sequence ATGCTCAACACGATCCGCCACGGCACCCCGACCGACCGCACCCCGCTCCTGATCGCGCATGGCCTCTTCGGGTCGGCGCGGAACTGGGGCGTCGTGGCCAAGCGGCTGTCATCGGATCGTGAGGTCGTCGCCGTCGATATGCGCAACCACGGTGCCTCGCCCTGGTCGGACGAGCATTCCTACGCCGCGCTGGCGGGCGACCTGGCCGAGGTGATCGGCGACCGGCGCCACGATGTTCTCGGGCATTCGATGGGCGGCAAGGCGGCCATGGTCCTCGCGCTGACGGAACCGGACGCGGTACGTCGGCTCGTCGTGGCCGATATCGCGCCGGTGACCTATGGCCACACGCAATCCCATCTGATCGCCGCGATGCAGGCCGTCGACCTGTCGAAGGTCGACCGCCGCTCGGATGCGGTCGCGCAACTTTCCGACGTGCCCGACGACGGCACGCGGGCGTTCCTCTTGCAATCGCTGGACGCGGCCGGGGGGCGCTGGACGCTCAACCTCGACGCGCTCGATGCCGAGATGCCCAAGATCATCGGTTTTCCGGATATCGGCGGACAAAGCGCCGCGCCCGCGCTGTTCCTCTCGGGTGGCGAGAGCGACTATGTCCGCCCCGAACACCGCAACCCGATCCGCGCGCTCTTTCCCGAAGCGCGCTTCGCGAAGATCCCCGGCGCGCATCACTGGTTGCATGCCGAGAAGCCGCGCGAGTTCGAGGCGGCGGTGCGGGTCTTCCTCGACGCCTAG
- the folD gene encoding bifunctional methylenetetrahydrofolate dehydrogenase/methenyltetrahydrofolate cyclohydrolase FolD, whose amino-acid sequence MTAKIIDGKAFAATIRGRVAEEVARLKAAGVTPGLAVVLVGEDPASAVYVRNKGKQTVEAGMHSEEHRMDADSSQDALMAKVAQLNADPAIHGILVQLPLPGHLDAEAVLNAIDPAKDVDGFHISNVGLLGTGQKAMVPCTPLGCLMMLRDHLGSLSGLDAVVIGRSNIVGKPMAQLLLGDSCTVTIAHSRTKEIEAVCRRADIVVAAVGRPRMVTGDWIKPGATVIDVGINRIDAPERGAGKTRLVGDCDFDSCAAVAGAITPVPGGVGPMTIACLLANTVTAACRANGLAEPEGLTP is encoded by the coding sequence ATGACGGCGAAGATCATCGACGGGAAGGCCTTCGCGGCCACCATTCGCGGCCGCGTGGCCGAGGAGGTCGCACGGCTGAAGGCCGCGGGCGTGACGCCCGGCCTTGCGGTCGTGCTGGTCGGCGAAGACCCCGCAAGCGCGGTCTATGTGCGCAACAAGGGCAAGCAGACCGTCGAGGCGGGAATGCACTCCGAAGAGCACCGGATGGACGCGGACAGCTCGCAGGACGCGCTGATGGCGAAGGTGGCACAGCTGAATGCCGACCCCGCGATCCACGGCATCCTCGTGCAGCTGCCCCTGCCGGGCCACCTCGATGCCGAGGCCGTGCTGAACGCGATCGATCCGGCCAAGGACGTGGACGGGTTCCATATCTCGAATGTCGGCCTTCTGGGCACCGGGCAGAAGGCGATGGTGCCCTGTACGCCGCTCGGGTGCCTGATGATGCTGCGCGACCATCTGGGCTCGCTCTCGGGGCTCGACGCGGTGGTGATCGGACGCTCGAATATCGTCGGCAAGCCGATGGCGCAGCTTCTGCTGGGCGACAGCTGCACCGTCACCATCGCCCATAGCCGCACGAAGGAGATCGAAGCCGTCTGCCGCCGCGCCGATATCGTGGTCGCGGCCGTGGGCCGGCCCAGGATGGTGACCGGAGACTGGATCAAGCCGGGGGCCACGGTGATCGATGTCGGGATCAACCGGATCGACGCGCCGGAGCGCGGCGCGGGCAAGACCCGGCTGGTCGGGGATTGCGATTTCGACAGCTGCGCCGCCGTGGCCGGGGCGATCACGCCGGTGCCGGGCGGCGTCGGGCCGATGACCATCGCCTGCTTGCTGGCCAATACGGTGACCGCCGCCTGCCGCGCGAACGGCCTGGCCGAGCCCGAGGGCCTGACGCCCTAG
- a CDS encoding formate--tetrahydrofolate ligase, with translation MPLTDIEIARAAKKKPIQEIGAGIGIGTDDLLPYGHDKAKVSQGFIDGVKDRPNGKLILVTAINPTPAGEGKTTTTVGLGDGLNAIGKKAMICIREASLGPNFGMKGGAAGGGYAQIVPMEEMNLHFTGDFHAITSAHSLLSAMIDNHIYWGNELEIDVRRVVWRRVVDMNDRALRQITASLGGVSNGFPREAGFDITVASEVMACLCLATDLGDLERRLGDMIVAYRRDRTPVFCRDIKADGAMTVLLKDAMQPNLVQTLENNPAFVHGGPFANIAHGCNSVIATTTALKLADYVVTEAGFGADLGAEKFMNIKCRKAGLAPDCVVLVATVRAMKMNGGVAKADLGAENVEAVQAGCANLGRHIGNVKSFGVPVVVAINHFTGDTEAEVQAVRDYVATQGSEAIISKHWADGSTGSEALARRVAEIADAGTANFAPLYGDEMPLFQKIETIAKRIYHADEVLADKKIRDQLKAWEDQGYGHLPVCMAKTQYSFSTDPELRGAPTGHSVPVREVRLSAGAGFVVVICGEIMTMPGLPRVPSAENIRLNDAGEVEGLF, from the coding sequence ATGCCGCTGACCGATATCGAGATCGCCCGCGCGGCGAAGAAGAAGCCAATTCAGGAGATCGGCGCCGGGATCGGCATCGGGACCGACGACCTGCTGCCCTATGGCCACGACAAGGCGAAGGTCAGCCAGGGCTTCATCGACGGTGTGAAGGATCGCCCGAATGGCAAGCTGATCCTCGTAACGGCGATCAACCCGACGCCCGCGGGCGAGGGCAAGACGACGACGACCGTCGGCCTCGGCGACGGGCTGAACGCGATCGGCAAGAAGGCGATGATCTGCATCCGCGAGGCGTCGCTCGGGCCGAATTTCGGGATGAAGGGCGGGGCGGCCGGCGGCGGCTATGCGCAGATCGTCCCGATGGAGGAGATGAACCTCCACTTCACGGGCGATTTTCACGCGATCACCAGCGCCCACTCGCTCCTGTCTGCAATGATCGACAACCACATCTACTGGGGCAACGAGCTGGAGATCGACGTGCGCCGCGTCGTCTGGCGGCGGGTCGTCGACATGAACGACCGCGCGCTGCGCCAGATCACGGCATCGCTCGGCGGCGTGTCGAACGGCTTCCCGCGCGAGGCGGGCTTCGACATCACGGTCGCCTCCGAAGTGATGGCCTGCCTCTGCCTCGCCACCGATCTCGGTGATCTGGAGCGACGGCTGGGCGACATGATCGTGGCCTATCGCCGCGACCGCACGCCGGTCTTCTGCCGCGACATCAAGGCCGACGGCGCGATGACGGTGCTTCTGAAGGATGCGATGCAGCCGAACCTCGTCCAGACGCTTGAGAACAATCCCGCCTTCGTCCATGGCGGGCCCTTCGCCAATATCGCCCATGGCTGCAACTCGGTCATCGCGACGACCACGGCGCTGAAGCTGGCCGATTACGTGGTGACCGAAGCGGGCTTCGGGGCCGATCTGGGCGCCGAGAAGTTCATGAACATCAAGTGCCGCAAGGCCGGGCTCGCCCCCGATTGCGTGGTGCTGGTGGCGACGGTGCGCGCGATGAAGATGAACGGCGGCGTGGCCAAGGCCGATCTTGGCGCCGAGAACGTCGAGGCGGTCCAGGCGGGCTGCGCCAATCTTGGCCGCCATATCGGCAACGTCAAAAGCTTCGGCGTTCCCGTCGTGGTCGCGATCAACCATTTCACCGGCGACACCGAGGCGGAAGTGCAGGCGGTCCGCGACTATGTCGCAACCCAAGGCTCCGAGGCGATCATCTCGAAGCACTGGGCCGACGGCTCGACGGGGTCCGAGGCGCTGGCCCGCCGCGTGGCCGAGATCGCGGATGCAGGCACGGCGAATTTCGCGCCGCTCTACGGCGACGAGATGCCGCTCTTCCAGAAGATCGAGACCATCGCCAAGCGCATCTACCACGCCGACGAGGTGCTGGCCGACAAGAAGATCCGCGACCAGTTGAAGGCGTGGGAGGACCAGGGCTACGGACACCTGCCGGTCTGCATGGCCAAGACGCAGTATTCCTTCTCGACCGACCCCGAGCTGCGCGGCGCGCCGACGGGTCATTCGGTCCCCGTCCGCGAGGTGAGGCTTTCGGCGGGCGCGGGCTTCGTGGTCGTCATCTGCGGCGAGATCATGACCATGCCCGGCCTGCCCCGCGTGCCCTCGGCCGAGAATATCCGGCTGAACGACGCGGGCGAGGTCGAGGGGCTGTTCTGA
- a CDS encoding sulfurase, protein MPALAPTEIYGTVTWLGTVPDRDAALASTPRETLRLTFAGPVDEAHGGLTRPSCSRVTAQHPKGTEIRNVRQLAVVSEEELAQIAADIGVERFDPAWIGATLVLRGIPDFTHLPPSARLQAEDGATIVVDMENRPCNLPAPVIDAAAPGHGRAFKAAAKGLRGVTAWVEREGELRRGGRLRLHLPDQRAWAGA, encoded by the coding sequence ATGCCCGCACTGGCCCCGACCGAGATTTATGGCACCGTGACCTGGCTGGGGACGGTGCCGGACCGGGACGCGGCGCTGGCCTCGACCCCGCGTGAGACGCTGCGGCTGACCTTCGCGGGTCCCGTGGACGAGGCCCATGGCGGGCTGACGCGCCCGTCCTGCAGCCGGGTGACAGCGCAGCATCCGAAAGGCACCGAGATCCGCAACGTGCGCCAACTGGCCGTCGTCTCGGAAGAAGAACTGGCCCAGATCGCCGCCGACATCGGCGTCGAACGGTTCGACCCGGCCTGGATCGGCGCGACGCTCGTGTTGCGCGGCATCCCCGACTTCACGCACCTGCCGCCCTCCGCCCGGCTTCAAGCCGAGGACGGCGCGACGATCGTCGTGGATATGGAGAACCGGCCCTGCAACCTGCCCGCCCCCGTGATCGACGCGGCGGCGCCCGGTCACGGCAGGGCGTTCAAGGCCGCGGCCAAGGGGCTGCGCGGCGTGACGGCCTGGGTCGAGCGCGAGGGGGAGCTTCGGCGCGGCGGGCGGCTCCGGTTGCATCTGCCGGATCAGCGGGCCTGGGCCGGGGCCTGA
- the ftsH gene encoding ATP-dependent zinc metalloprotease FtsH, with the protein MGNARNIAFWVVLFVLVMALFQLFSGGNSAMSAREVPYSDFVNQVEGGSVSSVTLDGERIIFAGAGGAEQFTIKPADVDVTETLLNNDVRIVAESQETSGFMSALGLWLPFLVLIGIWIFFMNRMQGGGKGGAMGFGKSKAKLLTEKHGRVTFDDVAGIDEAKEDLEEIVEFLRNPQKFSRLGGKIPKGALLVGPPGTGKTLLARAVAGEAGVPFFTISGSDFVEMFVGVGASRVRDMFEQAKKNAPCIVFIDEIDAVGRSRGVGYGGGNDEREQTLNQLLVEMDGFEANEGIIIVAATNRPDVLDPALLRPGRFDRQVQVPNPDIKGREKILGVHSRKTPLGADVDLRIIARGTPGFSGADLANLVNEAALMAARIGRRVVTMEDFEQAKDKVMMGAERRSMVMTEDEKKLTAYHEAGHAVVGLNVPQHDPIHKATIIPRGRALGLVLSLPERDQLSVSWTKYTSKIAMAMGGRVAEELIFGKENVTSGAASDIQQVTKIARAMVTQFGYSDELGMVDYANEQQSYLGSYQGGGSVSPETQAKIDEKVKELVQTGYDTAKRILTEKADDLERLAQGLLEYETLTGPEIMKVINGEALTRGDDQDDLPSGGSGITAIPKTKPKPKNPDIAPEPEPSA; encoded by the coding sequence TTGGGAAACGCCCGTAATATCGCCTTCTGGGTCGTGCTGTTCGTGCTCGTCATGGCGCTCTTCCAGCTCTTCTCGGGCGGCAACTCCGCCATGTCCGCGCGCGAGGTGCCGTATTCGGACTTCGTCAACCAGGTCGAGGGCGGCTCCGTCTCCTCGGTCACGCTGGACGGCGAGCGGATCATCTTCGCGGGGGCCGGCGGCGCCGAGCAGTTCACGATCAAGCCGGCCGATGTCGACGTGACCGAGACGCTTCTGAACAACGATGTCCGCATCGTCGCCGAAAGCCAGGAGACGAGCGGCTTCATGTCCGCGCTGGGCCTCTGGCTGCCGTTCCTCGTGCTGATCGGGATCTGGATCTTCTTCATGAACCGGATGCAGGGCGGCGGCAAAGGCGGGGCCATGGGCTTCGGCAAGTCGAAGGCCAAGCTCCTGACCGAGAAGCACGGCCGCGTCACCTTCGACGACGTGGCGGGCATCGACGAGGCCAAGGAAGACCTCGAGGAGATCGTCGAATTCCTGCGCAACCCGCAGAAGTTCTCGCGCCTCGGCGGCAAGATCCCCAAAGGTGCGCTTCTGGTCGGCCCTCCGGGCACCGGCAAGACGCTGCTGGCCCGTGCCGTGGCCGGTGAGGCGGGCGTGCCCTTCTTCACCATCTCGGGCTCGGACTTCGTCGAGATGTTCGTGGGCGTGGGCGCCAGCCGTGTGCGCGACATGTTCGAGCAGGCCAAGAAGAATGCGCCCTGCATCGTCTTCATCGACGAGATCGACGCCGTTGGCCGGTCGCGTGGCGTGGGCTATGGCGGCGGCAACGACGAGCGCGAGCAGACGCTGAACCAGCTCCTGGTCGAGATGGACGGCTTCGAGGCCAATGAGGGCATCATCATCGTCGCGGCCACCAACCGTCCCGACGTGCTGGACCCCGCGCTTCTGCGCCCCGGCCGCTTCGACCGCCAGGTCCAGGTGCCCAACCCCGACATCAAGGGTCGTGAGAAGATCCTCGGCGTCCATTCCCGCAAGACGCCGCTGGGCGCCGACGTGGATTTGCGCATCATCGCGCGCGGCACGCCCGGCTTCTCGGGCGCCGACCTCGCCAACCTCGTGAACGAGGCCGCGCTGATGGCCGCACGCATCGGGCGCCGCGTCGTCACGATGGAGGATTTCGAGCAAGCCAAGGACAAGGTCATGATGGGCGCCGAGCGTCGGTCCATGGTCATGACCGAGGACGAGAAGAAGCTGACGGCCTATCACGAGGCCGGTCACGCCGTCGTCGGCCTGAACGTCCCGCAGCACGACCCGATCCACAAGGCGACGATCATCCCGCGCGGCCGCGCGCTGGGCCTCGTGCTGTCGCTGCCAGAGCGGGATCAGCTTTCGGTCAGCTGGACGAAATACACCTCGAAGATCGCCATGGCGATGGGCGGACGCGTCGCCGAGGAGCTGATCTTCGGCAAGGAGAACGTCACCTCGGGTGCGGCCTCCGACATCCAGCAGGTGACCAAGATCGCCCGCGCGATGGTGACGCAGTTCGGTTATTCCGACGAGCTGGGAATGGTCGATTACGCCAACGAGCAGCAGTCCTATCTGGGCAGCTATCAGGGCGGCGGCAGCGTTTCGCCCGAGACGCAGGCCAAGATTGACGAGAAGGTGAAGGAGCTGGTGCAGACCGGCTACGACACCGCCAAGCGCATCCTGACCGAGAAGGCCGACGACCTCGAACGGCTGGCCCAGGGTCTTCTGGAATACGAGACGCTGACCGGCCCCGAGATCATGAAGGTCATCAATGGCGAGGCGCTGACCCGCGGCGACGATCAGGACGACCTGCCCTCGGGCGGCTCGGGCATCACCGCGATCCCGAAGACCAAGCCGAAGCCCAAGAACCCTGACATCGCGCCCGAGCCCGAACCAAGCGCCTGA
- the tilS gene encoding tRNA lysidine(34) synthetase TilS encodes MTSAHDAIAALTAAIARAVPDGPLGVAVSGGSDSTALLIAACALEGRMVHAFTVDHGLRPEASAEAARVAALAARLGSAHRTLTLNIEPGAGLQARARAARYAALGGAARVAGVGDVLLGHTQDDVAESLILRMRRGAGIDGLARMAARREMEGVTWHRPALGLTRADLRDALTARGEDWIDDPSNADPTFDRVEVRRAIAALGLDQATLAGSASALVDARASLVAHARTIARNHVREDRGDLLIDGMDALRGAHAGDPDPLPRLLLAGLHWIGGGYGPRRDARLRLLDHALGGTTCTLGGCVLSSEGDTLRLAREPAATAPPGPTDRTWDGRWTLTGPHAPDLTVSALGDDVAQTDWRATGLPRASLMASPAVRRGDDLIAAPLVGSAAGWTAKPRAPFLASLILR; translated from the coding sequence GTGACGTCCGCGCATGACGCGATCGCGGCGCTCACCGCCGCGATCGCGCGCGCCGTACCGGACGGCCCGCTCGGGGTCGCGGTTTCGGGCGGCAGCGACAGCACTGCGCTTCTGATCGCCGCCTGCGCCCTCGAGGGCCGAATGGTCCATGCCTTCACTGTCGATCACGGCCTGAGACCGGAGGCTTCGGCCGAGGCCGCGCGCGTCGCGGCGCTCGCCGCCCGGCTCGGATCCGCGCATCGCACGCTGACGCTGAATATCGAACCGGGTGCCGGGCTACAGGCCCGCGCCCGCGCCGCGCGCTATGCCGCGCTGGGCGGGGCCGCGCGCGTGGCCGGGGTGGGCGACGTCCTGCTCGGTCACACGCAGGACGATGTGGCCGAGTCCCTGATCCTCCGGATGCGGCGCGGCGCGGGGATCGACGGGCTGGCCCGGATGGCCGCGCGGCGCGAGATGGAGGGCGTGACCTGGCATCGCCCGGCGCTCGGGCTGACCCGCGCCGACCTGCGGGATGCGTTGACCGCGCGGGGCGAGGACTGGATCGACGATCCGTCCAACGCAGACCCGACCTTCGACCGTGTGGAGGTGCGGCGCGCGATCGCGGCGCTGGGCCTCGACCAAGCGACGCTCGCGGGTTCCGCATCCGCGCTGGTTGATGCGCGCGCAAGCCTCGTGGCCCATGCCCGCACCATTGCGCGCAACCATGTCCGCGAGGATCGCGGCGACCTCCTGATCGACGGGATGGACGCACTCCGCGGCGCGCATGCGGGCGACCCGGACCCGCTGCCCCGCCTCCTCCTGGCCGGGCTGCACTGGATCGGCGGCGGCTACGGGCCGCGCCGCGACGCGCGGCTGCGGCTATTGGACCACGCGCTGGGCGGTACGACCTGTACCCTCGGGGGCTGTGTGCTGAGCTCCGAGGGCGACACGCTCCGGCTGGCGCGCGAGCCGGCGGCTACGGCTCCGCCCGGCCCGACGGACCGGACCTGGGACGGCCGCTGGACCCTGACCGGCCCCCACGCGCCGGACCTGACCGTGAGCGCGCTCGGGGACGACGTGGCGCAGACCGATTGGCGCGCGACGGGCCTGCCCCGCGCTTCGCTGATGGCCTCGCCCGCGGTGCGACGCGGCGACGATCTGATTGCCGCCCCGTTGGTCGGGTCGGCCGCCGGATGGACGGCAAAACCGCGCGCCCCGTTCCTCGCGTCGCTGATCTTGCGTTGA
- the ybgF gene encoding tol-pal system protein YbgF — protein sequence MRLALALALGLAAAPAWAQEGDTLADIRQQLSVLNVELQQLTRELSTTGAAALGIEGSTFPDRVISLETQLQELTARTERLSFRVESVARDGGNRIEDLRFQLCELTTDCDLGALPAPGPLGGEAEGAAGAAPAPIPAPETGGAELAVGERADFDAARAALDAGRNAEAATAFERFVAAYPTGPLSADAQFLRGEALSRDGQSAAAARAYLEAFSGTPEGPRAPEALLGLGRSLGQLGQRDEACLTLAEVPLRFPQAPAAAQAQSARVELGCQ from the coding sequence ATGCGGCTGGCGCTGGCGCTGGCGCTCGGGCTGGCGGCTGCGCCCGCCTGGGCGCAGGAGGGCGACACGCTGGCCGATATCCGCCAGCAGCTGAGCGTCCTGAACGTCGAGTTGCAGCAGCTCACGCGCGAGCTGTCGACGACCGGCGCCGCGGCGCTCGGCATCGAGGGCAGCACGTTTCCCGACCGGGTCATCAGCCTCGAGACGCAGCTTCAGGAGCTGACGGCCCGGACCGAACGGCTGTCCTTCCGGGTCGAAAGCGTCGCACGCGACGGCGGCAACCGGATCGAGGATCTGCGCTTCCAGCTCTGCGAACTGACGACCGATTGCGATCTGGGCGCCCTGCCCGCGCCCGGCCCCCTGGGCGGCGAGGCGGAGGGTGCTGCCGGAGCCGCGCCCGCGCCGATCCCCGCGCCCGAGACCGGCGGCGCGGAGCTGGCCGTGGGCGAACGTGCCGATTTCGACGCCGCGCGCGCGGCCCTCGACGCCGGGCGCAACGCCGAGGCCGCGACCGCGTTCGAGCGGTTCGTGGCCGCCTACCCGACCGGCCCCCTATCGGCGGATGCGCAATTCCTGCGTGGCGAGGCATTGTCCCGCGATGGCCAGTCCGCCGCCGCGGCCCGCGCCTATCTCGAAGCCTTTTCGGGCACGCCCGAAGGCCCCCGCGCGCCCGAGGCACTGCTGGGGCTGGGTCGTTCGCTGGGCCAACTCGGTCAGCGCGACGAGGCCTGCCTGACGCTGGCCGAGGTGCCGCTGCGCTTCCCGCAGGCCCCGGCCGCCGCACAGGCGCAATCGGCACGGGTCGAACTCGGCTGCCAGTGA
- the pal gene encoding peptidoglycan-associated lipoprotein Pal, giving the protein MRTIALILVAGLALTGCANRLGGAGDGAVDLNAGAGGVVAGSANDPSSVAYFQQTVGDRVLFAVDQSTITPEGRATLAAQAQWLNANPAYTALIEGHADEQGTREYNLALGGRRANAARDYLVSQGVSATRMRTISYGKERPLQVCSTEACYSQNRRAVTVLAAGAGV; this is encoded by the coding sequence ATGAGAACGATTGCACTCATCCTTGTGGCCGGGCTTGCCCTGACGGGCTGCGCCAACCGGCTTGGCGGCGCGGGCGACGGCGCGGTGGACCTGAACGCGGGCGCCGGCGGCGTCGTCGCCGGCAGCGCGAACGACCCCAGTTCGGTCGCGTATTTCCAGCAGACCGTGGGCGACCGCGTCCTGTTTGCCGTCGACCAGTCGACGATCACGCCCGAAGGGCGCGCCACGCTGGCCGCCCAGGCCCAGTGGCTCAACGCCAACCCGGCCTATACCGCGCTGATCGAAGGCCATGCGGACGAGCAGGGTACGCGGGAATACAACCTGGCACTCGGAGGGCGCCGCGCCAATGCGGCCCGCGACTACCTTGTGAGCCAGGGCGTCTCGGCGACCCGGATGCGCACCATCAGCTACGGCAAGGAGCGTCCGCTCCAGGTCTGCTCGACCGAGGCGTGCTACAGCCAGAACCGCCGTGCGGTGACGGTGCTCGCCGCGGGGGCGGGCGTCTGA
- the tolB gene encoding Tol-Pal system beta propeller repeat protein TolB: protein MRVLTTLLTLLTLLIAAPATAQDGPLRITITDGVIEPLPVAIPTFVARNAAAADLSQDITRVIAADLVNTGLFREIPQDAHISRIGNFDSPVQWSDWKAVNAQALITGSVLVEGDGRIVVQFRLFDIFSEAPLGDGLQFVGTVDGWRRMAHKVADAAYSRITGEGPYFDSRVVFVSETGPKDARQKRIAVMDYDGANVSYLTSSDAIVLAPRFSPDGSRIIYTGYESGFPRVTVIDVASLQRQTIGGVDQNMSFAPRFSPDGSRVVYSAEVAGNTDLYALDIATGAQTRLTTAPSIETAPSFSPDGSRVVFESDRSGAPQLYVMPSSGGEGTRISFGEGRYGTPVWSPKGDYIAFTKQNAGRFHIGVMREDGSEERLLTGAFLDEGPTWAPNGRVVMFTRETAGAAGAPALYTVDITGRNLQRAATPAAASDPSWGPLLN, encoded by the coding sequence ATGCGCGTTCTGACGACCCTCCTGACCCTGCTGACCCTGTTGATCGCGGCCCCCGCGACCGCGCAGGACGGCCCCCTGCGGATCACGATCACCGACGGCGTGATCGAACCGCTGCCGGTCGCCATCCCGACCTTCGTGGCGCGCAACGCGGCCGCCGCGGATCTGTCGCAGGACATCACCCGTGTCATCGCCGCCGACCTCGTGAACACCGGCCTCTTCCGCGAAATCCCGCAGGACGCGCATATCTCCCGCATCGGGAATTTCGACAGCCCCGTGCAATGGTCCGACTGGAAGGCGGTGAACGCGCAGGCGCTGATCACCGGTTCGGTGCTGGTTGAGGGCGATGGGCGCATCGTTGTGCAATTCCGGCTCTTCGACATCTTCTCGGAGGCGCCGCTGGGCGACGGGCTGCAATTTGTCGGGACCGTCGATGGCTGGCGCCGCATGGCGCACAAGGTCGCCGATGCCGCCTATTCGCGGATCACGGGCGAAGGTCCGTATTTCGACAGCCGCGTGGTCTTCGTCTCCGAGACCGGACCCAAGGACGCCCGCCAGAAGCGGATCGCGGTGATGGATTACGACGGCGCCAATGTCAGCTATCTGACCTCGTCTGACGCGATCGTGCTGGCGCCGCGCTTCTCGCCCGACGGCTCGCGCATCATCTATACCGGCTACGAGAGCGGCTTTCCCCGCGTCACCGTCATCGACGTGGCCAGCCTCCAGCGGCAGACGATCGGCGGGGTCGACCAGAACATGAGCTTCGCGCCCCGCTTCTCGCCCGATGGCAGCCGCGTGGTCTATTCGGCCGAAGTGGCGGGCAATACCGACCTCTACGCGCTCGACATCGCCACCGGGGCGCAGACGCGCCTGACGACCGCCCCCTCGATCGAGACCGCGCCCAGCTTCTCGCCCGATGGCAGCCGCGTCGTCTTCGAGAGCGACCGCTCGGGTGCGCCGCAGCTCTACGTCATGCCGTCCTCGGGCGGCGAGGGCACGCGGATCAGCTTCGGCGAGGGCCGCTACGGCACGCCCGTCTGGTCCCCCAAGGGCGACTACATCGCCTTCACCAAGCAGAATGCGGGCCGCTTCCATATCGGCGTGATGCGCGAGGACGGCAGCGAGGAGCGTCTGCTGACCGGCGCGTTCCTCGACGAGGGTCCGACCTGGGCGCCCAATGGCAGGGTTGTGATGTTCACGCGCGAGACGGCGGGTGCGGCGGGTGCCCCGGCGCTCTATACCGTGGACATCACGGGACGAAACCTTCAACGCGCCGCGACACCCGCGGCCGCTTCGGACCCCTCGTGGGGCCCGCTCCTGAACTAG
- a CDS encoding ExbD/TolR family protein, producing the protein MAGGLIQPGGAAGGRRRRSRASAPMSEINVTPFVDVMLVLLIIFMVAAPLLTAGVPIELPETAAAPLPQEQEEPLAVTVAADGRILIGSTEVPRNELLPRLQAIAGERQGDKVFLRADGVVPYGDIMVVMGALNAGGFRDIGLVTDPGGPSLDGTSDDPDGN; encoded by the coding sequence ATGGCCGGCGGCCTCATCCAGCCCGGCGGCGCGGCGGGCGGACGGCGCAGGCGTTCGCGCGCCAGCGCGCCGATGTCCGAGATCAACGTCACGCCCTTCGTGGACGTGATGCTGGTGCTTCTGATCATCTTCATGGTCGCGGCGCCCCTCCTGACGGCGGGCGTCCCGATCGAGCTGCCCGAGACCGCCGCCGCCCCGCTCCCGCAGGAGCAGGAGGAGCCGCTGGCCGTCACGGTCGCCGCCGACGGTCGCATCCTGATCGGCTCGACGGAGGTGCCGCGGAACGAACTTCTGCCGCGCCTGCAGGCCATCGCGGGCGAACGGCAGGGCGACAAGGTCTTCCTGCGCGCCGACGGCGTGGTGCCCTATGGCGACATCATGGTCGTGATGGGCGCGCTCAACGCGGGCGGCTTCCGCGATATCGGGCTCGTGACCGATCCGGGTGGGCCGTCGCTGGACGGGACGTCGGACGACCCGGACGGCAACTGA